A part of Rhipicephalus microplus isolate Deutch F79 chromosome 8, USDA_Rmic, whole genome shotgun sequence genomic DNA contains:
- the LOC119163961 gene encoding uncharacterized protein LOC119163961 — MRHFGGLEAGAAAAGRSDEAKGPRRDCSSVFAPSSRSLSMEQLRSGENVDGDCGHSAADRPDWFDAHKFDRAKQIFREHLFSFFFAHLVGLAMVVTRPSILEPLVSTGRSSTLSALYRRYLSTLRHVKCWYEGDIWSPDDAAALSIARVRQMHREVSGQLRNRRCPVTGATYLSQLDMAVTQFAFVGLVVLHPRQLGLFLSEFELECVLHFWRCVGYKLGMTDAYNLCSGSYRETFDVCLEMQEKLVKPGLVKASPEASAMSKDIISAVRVLVIFLSYEGMMAYWARQVGLDFNAALSLYDWWSYCLIWLTFNLLLRYRTFRNMFNWLLRVAIRRGTKWGGYLQKQLEAQELHAKGMPLSYAYRYH; from the exons ATGCGGCACTTCGGGGGCCTCGAGGCGGGCGCAGCTGCGGCAGGAAGAAGCGACGAAGCGAAGGGGCCACGCAGAGACTGCTCGTCGGTGTTCGCCCCGAGCTCTCGGTCGCTCAGCATGGAGCAGCTGAGGAGCGGAGAGAACGTGGACGGCGACTGCGGACACTCGGCCGCCGACAGGCCCGACTGGTTCGACGCGCACAAGTTCGACCGGGCCAAGCAGATCTTCAGGGAACACTTGTTCAG TTTCTTCTTCGCTCACCTTGTGGGACTGGCCATGGTGGTGACCAGGCCGTCAATCCTGGAGCCTCTGGTCAGCACGGGCCGGTCGTCGACGCTGTCCGCTCTGTACCGGCGCTACCTGAGCACCTTGCGGCACGTCAAGTGCTGGTACGAAGGTGACATCTGGAGCCCGGACGACGCGGCGGCGCTCAGcatcgccagagtgcgccagatGCACCGCGAAGTCAGCGGTCAGCTGCGCAACCGCCGCTGCCCTGTCACCGGCGCCACTTACCTGTCTCAGCTGGACATGGCAGTGACACAGTTCGCCTTCGTCGGCCTCGTGGTGCTCCACCCTCGCCAACTGGGGCTCTTCCTCAGCGAGTTCGAGCTCGAGTGCGTTCTCCACTTCTGGAGGTGCGTCGGCTACAAGCTCGGCATGACCGACGCGTACAACCTGTGCTCTGGCAGCTACCGTGAGACGTTCGACGTCTGCCTCGAAATGCAGGAGAAACTCGTCAAGCCCGGCCTCGTCAAAGCGTCCCCAGAGGCATCTGCCATGAGCAAGGACATCATTAGCGCCGTGCGCGTGCTCGTTATCTTCCTGAGCTATGAAGGCATGATGGCCTACTGGGCGAGGCAGGTCGGACTGGACTTCAACGCGGCGCTCAGCCTGTACGATTGGTGGAGCTACTGCCTCATCTGGCTCACCTTCAACTTGCTGCTGCGCTACAGGACGTTCAGGAACATGTTCAACTGGCTTCTCAGGGTGGCCATCCGGCGCGGTACAAAATGGGGAGGGTACTTGCAGAAGCAGctcgaagcgcaagaactgcacGCGAAGGGTATGCCCCTCAGTTACGCATACAGATACCACTGA